The DNA sequence GATAAACATCCAAGTCTTATCCATCAGAGCAGCTGCCCAACTATGGGAAAAGAGATTGGAAAAGATAGAGTTAGGAGATAATCAATGAGAATGAATGTAAAAGATCATTTCTTGGAGTGGAGGTATTTACCGGAATATCTGAAAAAAGTAGCATAGAATGGAAAATGAGGAAATCCATCAAGCTGAAATCTATTTGCATTGTGGTTTGTGGGTAGGTAGAGGTGGACATGTATGTTTAATTGGTGGGTTTTAAAGTTGATCAGGCAAAATGTGTTGTAAACTGGTGGCGTAACCTTGCCTATTAGGTGTACAGGTTATCATAAATGCCTAAATAAAATTGTGTTCGATGAAATTAGCATTATGTGTATTTTCAGGTTGAATGAAGGAAGAGGCCAGAGAATTAGGCACTATAATTGAAATAAGGAGCCCATACTCGGAAATTAAGGAGGgaaaatgcatgtttttttgTATTCTATTACATGTCAATGCagcaattataaaataaagtagaatttaagtttgatatatatagccatatatatatatacatatatggcTGGTCCCTACTACAACTCAAGGGCATATAAAATCTGTGGTGATTGAAGGCGAAGGGCACTCATTGAAATGGCATGTCCGCAGGTATATCTTGGTCGAATTATTCTGTGACCAAAGTAGGCTAAGTTATAGGTCTGGtggtgttttcttttgaaatgcaTTATCTCTGATTCTAAGATAATTTTATTCAGTATGTTCTTAGGGAGGATGAACCTTGTTTCTCAATTAAAGAGGGGGGCTATCCACAGCCCTCGTTAACTTCCACACAAGGTAGGTGGAGCAGGCAATAAATCAGAATATTCAAAATCAGAAAAGGCAAACTAATATACAAAATAGAGGCTTTTTCATTGTCTGATTATGAGTTTGTGTCCAAATTGTCTGCCTATGGCCTAACATGGTATTACACTTATGAAGATCTGGACAATTATGAAGATAATGTCACATTTCACATTAGTTTACGCATAAAAGCCACGTAATTGAAATATCCGAAAACTCTATCATTTCAAATTGCACCAAACTATTATAGTTTAAGTTTGAGTAGGAAATAAATGTCGGCTCGTGGCCGCATTTAACTGTCGACACCACAAGTCTCTCGTCTCTCCCATCTCTCCCGAACCCGCCCGCCTCCCTCAGCGCCTCGAACCCGTCTctctcgagggggtgggagcttcggctccttccccctctcCCCACCTCTCCCTCCTCCGTCCGCTCTGTGCACACAGCCGCtccgtttttgtgtttttctgtTTTGTAGGCTAAATAAGGGGGAACACCGGATCTGGTCTTTCCGGCGACAATAGATCAGCACGCGCCTCCccatggtgttgcccagccgccgatcttcaagtctaCCGAAGGCGATGCCATCCGGAGTGGTGAGTTGCTCTCACGCGCGGCCAAAAAACTCGTAGGCGTTCGGCGAGTGGCCTTCTCGCGACGCCGAGAGGCCCTCTACCGTCGCGACGCGTGGCGCCGCTAGGGTCTGTGAGCCCGGAACTTCCAAGATCGGTCGACGGCTTTCTCCCAGGGTGATGCGTGTTCTGCAAGCGCCTCCGCAGCCATTCTGAGCTTTTTGTCTGCTGTTGGTTTTAGTTGTGttccaatgtattttcttgtgttctgttttaaaaaaaaaaaaaaaaattcaaaaatttagtCCCCGCGGACCATGGTCCGAACTGGTGGTATGTCCCCATCTTCACTTTGGCGATGTATGGGATTGGTGTACCCTACCTcgcgtagtcggggtatggggtttgtttactctgtcggggacagagatgtgtacgacgaatctcttagacttcggtctttagagttCTGTCATCTgggctagaccatgtcagccacgaaagtgtgctgaggtgctattaacgtttgtaactgactttttaaatcaaagttgtatgtccttttttataaatggaatgtggtcctttattatcaaaaaaaaaaaaaaagtttgagtAGGTTTTGGCAAAagatataaaggaaaatattgttatttttctttatagaaGTAGAAATTATTCTGGATACATCAATGATTATATCAACATAGATGCAAGCAGCATCTATAGTAAATATAAGAACATGGTATAAATGTAGGCTTTTCTTGAAATGCATAACCAAAATTATCATGGGGCagcaaaggaaaaaataatacgaaaagcatgaaaatgaatcaaagcacGAAACTAactaaaaagataattaaaccAAAAGAGACAACAGATTCACGGTCCATAGTGCCACATATTAatgtaacatataaattttaaatatatctatatatatatatgcagattcAGAAGTGCAGCAGATGCACAAGTAGAGAGTATACCTTAGTAAGATTTGGATGATCTAGTTTATGCCACACAACAACGTTCTTGCGTAAAAGCTGCCAACACATGACGCAATACGTTAGAACTTCTGTCCTATGACCCTAGAACTCCAATCGAGCAATTTAACTTGGTATCACAAAGCTACAGACCACGGAAGAAACTGTTAACGGCGTATGGGAATGACTTGTTGTTAATGAAATATAACAAATGTAACCCACTTAgcattacaaattaaaaagagGCTAACATAAGCAAGCAAAGAAATTCAGGTGATCGGCTGAATTGTGATGACGAGGAGAGGATtcaactaaaaatatatttagatacaCAATTCAGCCTAGCTATCTGAGCACTCCAACTTACTGTCACACAGAAATGCACTGTCACCACAGGAGTGTCAGATGGCACACTCCTTGCAGGATTACACGGGTCCTACATCCCATGCTGAAAGAATTCACCTTGTACATTCCCTTTGAGTACTTTTTTGGTTAGGTGCTTTTATACTATTGAACAGTGGAGTAGTGACAAACAAAATCAATCCTCAAATTCTTACCAAAGTTTATCAtacataacataaaaaaaaaatgagcttcCCAAGAGAAGATGTTTTGGTTAATTGGTACTATTGTCACTGTATTTAGAAGACGCCAAGTTTTAGGCATTTTTCCAAAAGCATGTTATTGACAGTATTCCATGGCCACCCGAAAGGCAGTAAAAAACTAAATGCAAAGGGTACAGTCGTGGGAATATGCACAAATGCTAGGAAAGAACTTTAGTTGTGCGTAATTTAATGCGTCAGTTGGAGACTATGAAACTTCTATTTATAACTGAATCTAGAACTTCTTTTATGAACACTTAACACTCTAAAAGTAAATCCCGAACATATACCATGTTGTAGAAAATGATACGTCTTTGTGTAATAGGGTGCATATGGtttgaaagaaatgggagatggTATCGAAGATAAAGAACGCTCATTGGGGAGATATTTCGTTAGATTTTTTCATGAGTACGACCAGTTCCTGGGTTAAAGTGTTTGcgtaaaatagataattttgcTTACCCAGAAATTGGTTCAAATTGCGTTTAGTTTCTATTCGTTTGTGGAAGTAACAAAGgtgtttcctttgtatacgtcaTGTGTAATTATATTATGCCTATATCTTGAATacattattacttatcaaaacaattgCAATGGTCTTACCGATTGAAATAATATCAAGGAGGAAGCGAATATAAATAGGGAAATAAAAAAGTACTAAACCAGAGTCCACAAACATTTTCACTGTATGCACCAAAAAGTAGACTCTGGTTTGTGGAACTTCTATCCACAGTCCTCTGTGGAACTTCTAGTTCTCATTTATGTCGATGACATTCTCGTCACAGGTTCCTCTACTACTACCATTAATTCTCTGATTCATCAGCTTTGTGATGGTCTCCCTGTTAAGGACCTCGGGcaacttcattttttcttgggTATTGAAACTCATTTTGAGTTTGGTGGTCTCTTTTTCTCTCAACACAAGTATGTTGTGGATTTGCTCCAGAAAACAAATATGTCCAATGCTAAGGCTGTTTCCACTCCTATATCCTCAGCACATGCTTTTAAACTCTTTGATGGTGATCCATTTCATGATCCCACTCTCTACAGGAGTATTGTCGGGGCCCTCCAATATGTTTTGCTCACAAGGCCTGATCTCTCTTCACTATTAACAAAGTTTGTCAGTTTATGCACCGTTTGACCATCACTCACTAGACTGCTGTGAAGCGCATCATTCAGTATCTCAAAGCGACACCTTGTCATGGCTTGAAGTGTACCCCACAAATATCGCCAATTTTACAAGCCTTCTCCGATGCTAATTGGGCTAGTTGTCCTAACGATTGCCTATCCACAAGTGGCTACCTCATCTATTTTGGATCACATTTAATTTCTTGGAGCTCTCGAAAACAGCATATAGTAGCTCGCTCCAACACGGAAGCTGAATACCGTGCACTAGCCAACTGCACAGCTGAACTTCTTTGGCTTTAGGGTCTTCTCAAAGAGCTTGGCAGTTTCTTGGATCAACCACCCACGTTGTAGTGTGATAATATTGGGGCCACGCATCTCTCTATCAATCCTATTTTTCATTCATGAACCAAACACATTAACATAGATTTCCATTTCGTTAGTGAGCAAGTTGCCCATCATCATCTTAGAGTTTAGTTCATTTCTGGCAAGGACCAGCCAACAGTCATCCTCACTAAGCTAGTTGTTGCCTCTAAGTTTGCCTTCCTTCGAAACAAATTCATTGTCCTTGCAGCACCCCCGTTGAGCTTGAGGGGGCGTATTGATGATAATATCAATATCACCGAAAATCATGCCAAGATATCCTCCTCCACAAATCATGACAGAGCATCCAACGATCAAGCCATATCTGCACAATATTATATTCAGCCAAATGTCATGCCTCCATGATCCATGGAGTTGACCCACTAATGGttcatcattttctattttatttatgcaattatattgatcattttgtatataattatactgTGACTGTAAATGTAAACGCAAGTGTAATAATATTAAGttaatcaatatttctttaatattgGCTTACAAACAtggtttttctctattttaaaaacataattataacgAACTTTTATTTGTACAAAATGCCCTTTTCAAAAAGCCGACCTCGATTATGTGAAATTCCCCAAGTTTTTTATTCAATCATTCCCCTAGTTTTACCTCTTTCATAGCATCTTCGTCCCCGTTTAACCATATTTTTCTCCAATCGATACTTTTGGAGTATCTATATAAATGGTGAGccttttttattgagttatttGTTAACCCAACTGTTATGTTAGGTAGCATTGTATAAAGCCATTATCAAAATCAAATCTCCCAATTagtataagagaaatattttagttacaaagaaattatacaaaagtaatatcATAAACTGATATAGTTTGATATGATTCGTAgcttgtaaagttacttttattataaagtagatctaacgcattatatgaaatcacatcaatttgtgagattatttttgtataatctctttgtgattgTAGTAGTTCTCTCAAGATAATATCactattttctctctcaatctcaagaACTTCTATTTTATCATTGGAAtatcctatttatttttctatattcatTTCTTTGGCGTTTGTATCAACTTGAAGCTATAaatgttaatattttaaaatcccAACCATTTgacttgtaaataataatagaaattaacttaagtgatattatatataactgaATATATACCCTTgcattaataaaacaataatcattatattattatagacATTTAGGAACACGATGTGCATGCATTATCCAAGAAGTAATGGTACTGTATATAGCCCCTTATTTGAGGGCTATATTTAGTAATGATGCAGGCAGTTCTCCTAATAGCAAGACTCGGTTTGAATTTGATGTTTTCATGAATTTAACTCTTAAAATTCAATTAATCTAGATTAATTTCATAAATCCTGCCCCCTTTTTGTTGAGGCTAAGACTtggtcaataaaaaaaatttatttacaagttGATGTGGAGAACACATATCTTTCACCGTCATGTCACGACttgacttataatttttttttaacaatttgaatattataaattagatcttATCGTATCAATGATGTGAATGTATTTCGTATCTACTCGTAAGTAGAATGACTCTAATcatgctatatattatattaatgatatcatctatattcattttaataattcCTGTATACCCAAAACTTTATAGATTATACCTTCAATAAAGAATCAGTACCATATCAATGATCATAAAAGTAACAAGCGATGggtccttcattttctttttgtccttttcttttgagGCAAAGCTGATAGATAGATCACTTCTTTTCGTGAGTCACGTTGCAGAAATTCCAAActgaaaagagaagaaaacaaattccATTTGAGCTCAAAAGCACTCCTTCTCGGACTCGATTTCCACAAAACAAGCTTCCTGATCTCTACTAGTTTCAATGACAGTCGAATTAGCAGTAGTACTAGATAAAGTTTTATTCAGTCTAATTTTTACTTTGAATATAAGTGATCAGCTCGAGTTTATCGTATCGTATGATATTTTTAGTCATAAACagcttattattaatattttgaacaaGTCCGAACTTAATTGCTCACgagttaattaattttgataatatagattatctatattattgtattttataatttatccataaattttaacaaaaccaatttaatttgtctttttgtaattaatatctttacatattatatatatatatacacacacaaacacattaataaagataaaataacatGAATTGTCTTGAgaacattattttcaaatatctttttaaatacttaaaatgttttcctttttggctctatttttatatataggccGCAGCTTTATATTAACTTAGAGCaatgttctttaaaaaaaaaacccttagaACATTCCCAATAATGCCTTATCCgagtaattatatttaaaatatctaaccaAAAATCactttatctattttaattaatggtTTTTGCAAATACTATACAACGGCTTATCTATTATTTATTCACTATTgataaacttataatatagtactAATTGTACTTTTCAATAATtgtaataaatgataatttattttttctttatcttttttattgcaTCAACATGAGAATGACATAAATATTAGAGTGCAATGCTTATAAAATAAGTGTGCAACCAATATAAGGAGGAGAAAGATAtcatgcatgagagagagagagaaatacaaattataaaagacAAATGCTTGGCTTACAAAGAAATCCCACacaattaaaatttatgaattcaCATGGTTTGTTCcgatatatttaattaaaatatttgtttaagtTTAAAGTAGATCTAACTTATTACATAGAATCACATATggtaataaaaacatttttaattaatttgtcttTCCTCACCTTGCTAAGTTTCTTATTTCTTCAACTTTCTTtgttcatattatataattattgagaatgaatattttcataatatattttgagaattcttTCATTGTATaatctattctttttatttttttaattaatttatattttgatttaatttataaatttaaattaatttaaaataagacataattatataacattatatagaaaaagatattgtaaatattaaaaaatatgaagatatcattaataattaaagaaaataattgaaataaataaaataatataatatttaaataatataaaaaaaaaataaataagttgatatgatgtatattataaaaactaatatataaaataaaaaaatacatcttgACCATAGGATGGAGAAACTATTGTCAGAGCCGATAAGATTCTTATTTATATTCTCCGCTATTTTGAGTAGGCTTCTCCAACTCACAATTCACTTATGCCTCGTTTACTTTTAGAGGTTtgataaaattaagattaaaaaattaaataaaatattgttaaaatatattttttaatattatttttattttaaaatttaaaaaaattaaattttttattttattttatattaaaaattaaaaaatttataataattagataaaatgagatatttttcaaaacaacttagACCTTATTTCACTCATCTGTATTCGCCACCATCTTCAGTTGTACTGGTTAGTTTGTTTCCCCCCCCGTCACATGTTTTTAGACTTTAGTACATCACTGCTCACACATTCACGTCCGGTCGCCGACCTCTCCAGCTTATAACTTCTCCCGTCGTTTTTCCCTTCTATGTTTCTTAGGAAGCAAACAGTAGTCTTTCTGCCActataaaagagagagagagagagagagagagatggaaggcATAGAGCACAGAGTTTTGAACGTGAATGGcataaacatgcatatagcaGAGAAAGGCCAGGGCCCAGTGATTCTCTTCCTGCACGGTTTCCCCGAGCTCTGGTACTCGTGGCGGCACCAGATCTTAGCATTTGCTTCCCTCGGTTTCCGAGCCTTGGCTC is a window from the Juglans regia cultivar Chandler chromosome 7, Walnut 2.0, whole genome shotgun sequence genome containing:
- the LOC118348930 gene encoding uncharacterized mitochondrial protein AtMg00810-like, yielding MHQKVDSGLWNFYPQSSVELLVLIYVDDILVTGSSTTTINSLIHQLCDGLPVKDLGQLHFFLGIETHFEFGGLFFSQHKYVVDLLQKTNMSNAKAVSTPISSAHAFKLFDGDPFHDPTLYRSIVGALQYVLLTRPDLSSLLTKFVSLCTV